The stretch of DNA GTCTTGGATGCCCATGAAGAAACAATCGATGTTTTGCATGTATTGAAGCCAGTTGGCGTCTGTATGGCCGGAGCCAATGAGTTCGATCCGTACAAGGATTGATCCCAAAGTCGCTGTTGACTTTTTCCAATTCTTCGTTACACTGTAATTGTTCGAACAATTTCATAGTGTTGAACTAGGGGTGTCCGGTTAGTCCGGACTGAGAGGGAGAAGCGTTTAAGTTTTCCTAACTCTTTGGACCTGATCTGGCTCGTACCAGCGTGGGGAAGTTTCGATTCATTATAAAGCATACATGGCGTATGTTTTGGAGACCGGGTCCGATTCATTTTGGATCCGGTCTCTTTGCGTTCATGCACGCGTTTCCCTTATGGCAAGAGTCATTGGTGCACCCGAAAAAAATGATGAGGGGACGATGACCAAATGAGTAAAGCGACAGAAGAAACACCGATTCACATCCATTCCTGTTTTCCGGCTAGCAAAAAGGTGTATATCCAGGGAAGCCGGGACGATATCCGGGTGCCGATGCGGGAGATTGAACTTTCTCCGACCATCACGGAGGACGGTGAATTTCCGAACGACCCGTTCCGAGTATATGACACGAGTGGTAAGTATACCGAACCGGGCTATGAAGTGGATATCCGGAAAGGACTTCCGGAACTCCGGAAAAACTGGATATTGGAACGTGGGGATGTCGAGGAATACGAAGGGCGGGAAATGAAGCCGGAAGACAACGGTTACACAGTAGGGAAGATGAAAGAAGATGAACGGTTCCCACTTCTGAAACGGAAACCGTTGCGTGCGAAAAAAGGGGAAAATGTCACACAGATGCACTATGCTCGGAAAGGGATCATCACGCCGGAGATGGAATTCATCGCCATTCGGGAAGGGATGGATCCGGAATTTGTCCGCACTGAAGTGGCGCGGGGGCGGGCGATCATCCCATCCAACATCAACCATCCGGAAGCGGAACCGATGATCATCGGCCGGAATTTTCATGTGAAAATCAATGCCAATATCGGAAATTCGGCGGTTTCTTCCTCGATTGGGGAAGAAGTCGAGAAGATGACATGGGCGACTCGTTGGGGCGCCGACACGATCATGGATCTGTCGACGGGTAAAAATATCCATACGACACGGGAATGGATCATTCGCAACTCCCCGGTGCCGGTCGGGACGGTCCCGATCTACCAGGCGCTGGAGAAGGTGAATGGGAAAGTGGAAGACCTGTCTTGGGAAGTGTTCCGCGACACTTTGATCGAACAAGCAGAACAAGGAGTCGATTATTTCACGATCCACGCAGGCGTGTTGCTGCGCTATATTCCGTTGACGGTCAACCGGGTGACGGGCATCGTGTCCCGCGGCGGCTCCATCATGGCGCAATGGTGCATGCTGCATCATCAGGAGAGTTTCTTATATACGCATTTTGAAGAGATTTGTGAAATTATGAAAACGTATGATGTGTCTTTCTCCTTGGGGGACGGCTTGCGCCCGGGCTCGATTGCCGATGCGAATGACGAAGCGCAGTTCGCCGAGCTGGAGACACTAGGGGAATTGACGAAAATTGCATGGGAGCATGATGTACAAGTGATCATCGAAGGACCAGGCCATGTCCCGATGCACTTGATCAAAGAAAACGTCGACAAGCAAATGGAAATCTGCCAAGAAGCGCCGTTCTATACATTAGGGCCGTTGACGACAGATATTGCACCTGCATACGATCACATCACCTCAGCCATCGGTGCAGCGATGATCGGCTGGTTTGGCACGGCGATGCTCTGCTATGTGACACCGAAAGAGCATCTTGGGCTGCCGAATAAGGACGATGTCCGTGAAGGGGTCATTGCCTATAAAATTGCAGCGCATGCTGCGGATTTGGCGAAAGGGCATCCAAACGCCCGGAAAC from Bacillus sp. OxB-1 encodes:
- the thiC gene encoding phosphomethylpyrimidine synthase ThiC, translating into MSKATEETPIHIHSCFPASKKVYIQGSRDDIRVPMREIELSPTITEDGEFPNDPFRVYDTSGKYTEPGYEVDIRKGLPELRKNWILERGDVEEYEGREMKPEDNGYTVGKMKEDERFPLLKRKPLRAKKGENVTQMHYARKGIITPEMEFIAIREGMDPEFVRTEVARGRAIIPSNINHPEAEPMIIGRNFHVKINANIGNSAVSSSIGEEVEKMTWATRWGADTIMDLSTGKNIHTTREWIIRNSPVPVGTVPIYQALEKVNGKVEDLSWEVFRDTLIEQAEQGVDYFTIHAGVLLRYIPLTVNRVTGIVSRGGSIMAQWCMLHHQESFLYTHFEEICEIMKTYDVSFSLGDGLRPGSIADANDEAQFAELETLGELTKIAWEHDVQVIIEGPGHVPMHLIKENVDKQMEICQEAPFYTLGPLTTDIAPAYDHITSAIGAAMIGWFGTAMLCYVTPKEHLGLPNKDDVREGVIAYKIAAHAADLAKGHPNARKRDDALSKARFEFRWRDQFNLSLDPERAMEYHDETLPAEGAKVAHFCSMCGPKFCSMRISHDIRKYADEISLEEKLAIEQGLQEKAKEFQGTGGSIYR